In Panacibacter ginsenosidivorans, the following proteins share a genomic window:
- a CDS encoding YHS domain-containing (seleno)protein — MKISLVLAGALLMCSGLKAQKSPVFIEGKTAINGYDAVAYFSEHMPVKGDKKFSYEWNGADWYFSKQSNLDSFKISPQKYAPQFGGYCAYGMAQGHKAPTDPMAWAIVNNKLYLNYNKDVQGLWKQKQDEYIQTAEKNWPKLKDKE; from the coding sequence ATGAAAATATCATTAGTGTTAGCAGGGGCATTATTAATGTGCAGCGGTTTGAAGGCTCAAAAATCACCTGTTTTTATTGAAGGCAAAACTGCTATCAATGGTTATGACGCAGTTGCTTATTTTTCAGAGCACATGCCCGTGAAAGGAGATAAAAAATTTTCTTATGAATGGAATGGTGCAGACTGGTATTTTAGTAAACAGTCAAATCTTGACAGTTTTAAAATAAGCCCGCAGAAGTATGCACCGCAGTTTGGAGGTTATTGTGCGTATGGAATGGCTCAAGGTCATAAAGCGCCTACTGACCCAATGGCATGGGCTATTGTAAACAATAAATTATATCTTAATTATAATAAAGATGTGCAGGGCTTATGGAAACAAAAGCAGGATGAATACATTCAAACTGCTGAGAAGAATTGGCCTAAACTTAAAGATAAGGAGTAA
- a CDS encoding T9SS type A sorting domain-containing protein produces MKMKFFLCILLCAYIDNTTFAQIWTNTITGTNPNLNDPYITGQTVISNLTVSGIGRGTGIAGVNGNDQYNAKSWASTTISANKYFYFTLTADPGYVINFSNFVYLSQVSGNGPTMFSFRSSADNYASDIGTPNTSGTTIDLSGTAYQNLTSITFRFFAWGASVGAGTFSIDEFSFYGTVAIPGFTSLNTDYFRTASSGNWSSSSVWESSHDGVNFYGATLVPDQNATSINIRSGHTVTLDASATARLLTISSGGTLIHTNGISLGISDDGTNTNDFIINGTYVLKGTQPAITSPTKSQVNGLVRVDDNINGESDDFARNSQITFRSASVFQWNTTQLFETGTSGIMTYMPSSSVGAIFRVSANLDQVGSSGTNSILFNSKFEVATGYTVKFVRNGFKYFRDGLGGGGTIVHQSITGGAIANCGLFQITGTNAVIDGTITIDIEHTTPTTDFEISGTATISGSPIINIGKPVTNENDATFVISGTVINNSSIPINLANGNLYVSGHISGTGTFTASSTLTKITIAKSTSGTAGVLNFTSGANTVKDFIMGLTTTFPQSSPTSRIAIGTPLTISDSLTLTLGIIVTGNNLLTWNNSGGKLVSPTGTNYANSFIATCDQSGNALTVTGVDPFATSPFTGDAGFRINNVKGSSLVTFPVGPDLSRPNRIGINPGNLTGTDITVIVGKGDILYTPQPRVNRIWYVHASNQANVAESGIRLYFTKYNWSTSLFGVNQDEIEYGFISGSVYVGRKDYSSPGNYLSHRSTPRDVGSLDETEGYADYQLNTGIGSFVPGYYKFSAGNFGTIILPVTLTNLKAYQQGNNIAINWSALNELNVDHYEAEHSNDGIHFETVSKAIAFNNGNQQNNYKAIDKNPSAGKNFYRIKSVDKDGTVHYTSIVSLVIGVGKIFISVIPNPVQNKSINLQLNNIPAGIYILILYNTAGQRIYAGNIVHAGGSSSQGITLSSQIKTGTYILQLQNQNNHYTQKIIIE; encoded by the coding sequence ATGAAAATGAAATTTTTTCTTTGCATACTTCTTTGTGCATATATTGATAACACAACGTTTGCACAAATTTGGACAAATACAATTACAGGGACTAATCCAAATTTAAATGATCCATACATTACTGGTCAAACTGTGATATCGAACCTTACAGTTTCAGGTATAGGTAGGGGAACAGGTATTGCAGGTGTTAATGGCAATGATCAGTATAATGCAAAAAGCTGGGCATCTACAACAATAAGTGCAAATAAATATTTTTACTTCACATTAACCGCTGATCCCGGATATGTAATAAATTTTTCCAATTTTGTTTACTTAAGTCAGGTATCAGGAAATGGCCCAACAATGTTTTCGTTTCGTTCTAGTGCAGATAATTATGCTTCGGATATTGGTACTCCAAATACTAGCGGAACTACTATTGATCTTTCCGGAACTGCATATCAGAATCTTACTTCGATAACATTTCGTTTTTTTGCTTGGGGTGCTTCTGTGGGTGCCGGCACATTTAGCATTGATGAATTTAGTTTTTATGGAACGGTAGCAATACCTGGCTTTACCTCATTAAATACTGATTATTTTCGTACGGCTTCATCAGGCAACTGGAGCAGTTCTTCTGTATGGGAATCTTCGCACGATGGTGTTAATTTTTATGGTGCTACACTGGTACCTGACCAAAATGCCACTTCGATAAACATTCGCAGTGGTCACACAGTTACACTTGATGCTTCTGCAACTGCTAGGCTGCTAACTATTTCATCTGGTGGAACTTTGATCCACACCAATGGTATTTCTTTAGGTATTAGTGATGACGGCACAAATACCAATGATTTCATTATAAATGGCACTTATGTTTTAAAAGGCACACAACCAGCTATAACCAGCCCTACAAAATCCCAGGTAAATGGATTAGTAAGGGTGGATGATAATATTAATGGTGAGAGTGACGATTTTGCCCGTAATAGCCAGATTACTTTTCGGTCAGCATCGGTGTTTCAATGGAATACTACTCAGCTTTTTGAAACTGGAACATCGGGTATTATGACATATATGCCAAGCTCCAGCGTAGGAGCAATTTTTAGAGTTTCTGCAAATTTAGATCAAGTAGGTAGTAGTGGGACCAATAGTATTCTTTTCAACTCCAAATTTGAAGTTGCGACAGGCTATACTGTCAAATTCGTAAGGAATGGTTTCAAATATTTCCGCGATGGCCTTGGGGGAGGTGGTACTATAGTTCATCAAAGCATTACCGGTGGTGCCATTGCTAATTGCGGGCTTTTTCAAATTACTGGGACTAATGCAGTAATTGATGGTACAATTACTATTGATATTGAGCATACTACTCCTACCACTGATTTTGAGATAAGTGGGACAGCAACTATCAGTGGCTCGCCTATTATAAATATTGGAAAGCCTGTAACAAATGAAAATGACGCAACTTTTGTTATAAGTGGCACAGTTATTAATAATTCTTCAATTCCAATCAATCTGGCTAATGGTAATCTTTATGTTAGTGGTCATATAAGCGGTACAGGAACATTTACTGCAAGCAGCACACTTACAAAAATTACAATTGCCAAAAGCACAAGCGGTACTGCAGGAGTATTAAATTTCACATCGGGGGCAAATACAGTCAAGGATTTTATTATGGGTCTTACAACCACTTTCCCTCAAAGCAGCCCTACAAGCCGCATAGCTATAGGAACTCCTCTTACGATATCTGATAGTCTAACACTTACATTAGGCATAATCGTTACTGGGAATAATCTGCTGACATGGAATAATAGTGGCGGAAAATTGGTAAGCCCAACAGGTACAAATTATGCAAACAGTTTTATTGCTACATGCGATCAGAGCGGTAATGCACTTACAGTAACAGGTGTTGATCCGTTTGCTACTTCTCCATTTACAGGAGATGCTGGATTCAGGATAAATAATGTTAAGGGATCATCCTTAGTTACTTTCCCAGTCGGTCCTGATTTATCACGCCCAAACAGAATTGGTATTAATCCCGGGAACCTAACAGGCACTGATATTACAGTCATTGTTGGTAAAGGAGATATTTTATATACACCGCAGCCCAGGGTAAACCGCATATGGTATGTGCATGCATCTAACCAGGCAAATGTTGCAGAGAGCGGTATAAGGCTCTATTTTACAAAATATAATTGGTCTACAAGCCTTTTTGGAGTAAATCAGGATGAAATAGAATACGGCTTTATTTCGGGATCAGTATATGTGGGCAGGAAAGATTATTCTTCACCTGGTAATTATCTTTCTCATAGATCAACACCAAGAGATGTAGGGTCATTGGACGAAACAGAGGGCTACGCAGATTACCAGTTAAATACGGGTATAGGATCGTTTGTTCCTGGATATTATAAATTTAGTGCTGGAAATTTCGGCACCATAATTCTTCCTGTTACATTAACTAATTTGAAAGCTTACCAGCAGGGAAACAATATCGCAATTAATTGGTCAGCACTAAACGAATTAAATGTAGATCATTATGAAGCGGAACATTCAAATGATGGTATTCATTTTGAAACTGTTTCAAAAGCTATTGCATTCAATAATGGCAATCAGCAAAACAATTATAAAGCAATTGATAAAAACCCATCTGCAGGTAAAAATTTTTATCGTATCAAATCAGTTGATAAAGATGGTACGGTGCATTATACGTCAATTGTATCTCTGGTAATTGGAGTCGGAAAAATATTTATATCAGTAATACCTAATCCTGTCCAAAATAAGAGCATCAATCTGCAGTTGAATAATATTCCTGCAGGAATCTACATCCTTATATTGTATAATACTGCAGGTCAGCGTATCTACGCCGGTAATATTGTACATGCCGGAGGATCATCTTCACAGGGTATCACATTGTCTTCTCAAATCAAAACAGGAACTTATATATTGCAGCTCCAAAATCAAAACAATCATTATACCCAGAAAATAATAATTGAATAG
- a CDS encoding lipopolysaccharide biosynthesis protein: MSGIRKQAIISSIVIYIGVAFGVLNTYLFVTKGTFTQDQYALTRLFNDVGQNFYTLASLGIIPIVYKFYPYYKDNLEEKDIDLLSRAFVYAMVGFVIVAIGAYYFEPIVIRKFGKRSQLFVDYYLYIIPYFFGFLFFSLLEGYAWALQKTILPNFLKETGMRVYVMLLAILYFFKWIDFPRFMQLFSLAYILIALILLIYLLRTGKFRFNFKTSRVTKKFKKKMLNMQVLIFGGIIITSVGQTIDGLIIASLNGLEDAAVYLLALYTSSLMQIPIRSMQSIATGVLVRLWKDKNIKEIKRIYYRSSINLLLISLIIFGNIWLNIADGLEIFNVQEAYKAGIPLVLIFGIVRLIDAGTGLNAQVIGSSVYWRFEFFSGVVMLALRIPLVYLFIKENGIIGSVYGDLISLSVYNFIRFEFLRRKFGMQPFSIKTLYALFLGISAYFITYFLFQQYHEFVFLILRSIVFSGIMVAGILLLKLTPDAMQLIGNARKRFNILKQYFTNIFH; the protein is encoded by the coding sequence ATGTCAGGAATACGCAAACAGGCCATTATTTCAAGCATAGTTATTTATATTGGTGTTGCATTTGGGGTTCTCAATACTTATTTATTTGTTACAAAAGGAACTTTTACCCAGGATCAATATGCACTTACACGTTTATTTAATGATGTTGGTCAAAATTTTTATACACTGGCAAGTTTGGGTATTATCCCCATTGTTTATAAATTTTATCCTTATTATAAAGATAACCTTGAGGAAAAAGATATTGATCTTCTAAGCAGAGCTTTTGTATATGCGATGGTTGGATTTGTAATCGTAGCCATTGGAGCCTATTATTTTGAACCAATTGTGATAAGAAAATTTGGTAAGCGATCTCAGTTATTTGTTGACTACTATTTGTATATAATACCGTATTTTTTTGGCTTCTTGTTTTTTTCGCTGCTGGAGGGCTATGCATGGGCATTGCAGAAGACTATTCTTCCCAATTTTCTGAAGGAGACAGGCATGCGCGTCTATGTTATGCTGCTTGCAATCCTGTATTTTTTTAAGTGGATAGATTTTCCGCGTTTTATGCAATTGTTTTCACTGGCTTATATTTTAATTGCCCTCATTCTACTTATATATCTTCTTCGTACCGGGAAATTCAGGTTTAATTTTAAAACCAGCCGCGTAACAAAAAAGTTCAAAAAGAAAATGCTGAATATGCAGGTATTGATTTTTGGCGGTATAATTATTACATCTGTTGGTCAAACAATAGATGGACTTATCATTGCAAGTTTAAATGGTCTTGAGGACGCCGCTGTTTATTTACTAGCGCTTTATACTTCGAGTCTTATGCAAATCCCCATACGGAGTATGCAATCTATTGCGACTGGTGTATTAGTACGCCTGTGGAAAGATAAAAATATAAAAGAGATCAAGCGCATCTACTATCGTTCATCCATTAACCTGCTCTTAATTTCCTTAATTATTTTTGGGAATATATGGTTGAATATTGCTGACGGCCTGGAGATATTTAACGTACAGGAAGCTTATAAAGCGGGCATACCACTTGTACTTATTTTTGGTATAGTACGCCTTATAGACGCAGGCACAGGTTTAAATGCTCAGGTAATAGGCTCTTCGGTATATTGGCGGTTTGAATTTTTTAGCGGAGTTGTTATGCTTGCATTGCGTATACCCTTAGTATATCTTTTTATAAAAGAAAACGGTATAATTGGGTCGGTGTATGGCGATCTTATTTCTCTTTCGGTGTACAATTTTATTCGCTTTGAATTTCTGCGCCGAAAATTTGGGATGCAACCTTTCAGTATTAAAACACTGTATGCATTATTTCTTGGTATCTCAGCATACTTTATTACTTATTTTTTGTTTCAGCAATATCATGAATTTGTATTCCTGATCTTACGCAGTATCGTATTTTCGGGAATTATGGTAGCTGGTATTTTACTCTTGAAGTTAACGCCCGATGCCATGCAATTAATAGGAAATGCGCGAAAACGTTTTAATATTTTAAAGCAATATTTTACTAACATATTCCATTAA
- the msrA gene encoding peptide-methionine (S)-S-oxide reductase MsrA, whose amino-acid sequence MKKIRMTMFNSSIFLGVLLFVSCAEHKGQTMDITTEKLKSNTIYDTATFGTGCFWCTEAIFQRLNGVVKVTSGYGGGEILNPTYEEVCSGTTGHAECCQIIYDPEVVSFDELLEVFWKTHDPTTLNRQGNDVGTQYRSVIFYHTADQKEKAEHYKKELDSSGAFNNPIVTAIEPYKNFYSAEAYHQEYYNSNPGQMYCRFVILPKVEKFEKVFKDKLKRTGITQK is encoded by the coding sequence ATGAAAAAAATAAGGATGACTATGTTTAACAGCAGTATCTTTCTCGGAGTATTGTTATTTGTTTCATGCGCGGAGCATAAAGGTCAAACGATGGATATAACAACCGAAAAACTGAAGTCCAATACTATCTACGATACAGCAACTTTTGGTACAGGCTGCTTTTGGTGCACAGAAGCTATTTTTCAACGCCTTAATGGAGTAGTAAAAGTTACGAGTGGTTATGGGGGTGGCGAAATTTTGAATCCCACTTATGAAGAAGTGTGTAGTGGTACTACAGGGCATGCGGAATGTTGTCAGATTATTTACGATCCCGAAGTTGTTTCCTTCGATGAGCTATTGGAAGTGTTTTGGAAAACACATGACCCTACCACATTGAACAGGCAAGGCAATGATGTGGGGACACAATACCGTAGCGTTATTTTTTATCATACAGCTGATCAAAAAGAAAAAGCAGAACATTACAAAAAAGAGCTTGATTCAAGTGGCGCCTTCAACAATCCTATTGTTACTGCAATAGAACCTTACAAGAATTTTTATTCTGCAGAAGCATATCACCAGGAATATTATAATTCGAACCCTGGTCAGATGTACTGCAGATTTGTAATACTACCGAAAGTGGAAAAATTTGAAAAAGTTTTTAAAGATAAACTTAAGAGAACGGGTATTACTCAAAAGTAG